DNA from Amycolatopsis sp. DSM 110486:
TGACGTTTTCCCAGAACAACACCACCAGTTCACGCACCCGAACACCCTTTCACATATGGGAATTCCCGCGGAATCGGTCAAGGACCAGTAGACCAGTCGAGTTCATTCGGAAAGAGCCTCACCAAAAGCCCTCGACAATCACCGCGCAGAGATCCTATGTTTGCCCTGCCCACGGCTCGGTACATCACCCAGCTCGACGGAGGCCACGATGACCCGCCACACCACCACTCTCGCCGCCACGCTTCTCCTCGGCGCCGCCTTGCTGGGCCCGGGAACCGCTGCCGTGGCGCAGCCCGGCCGGCAGGACGTGTACGTCGCGCCCGGCGGTTCCGACAGCGCGCTGGGCACGGCCGCCCACCCGATCCGCACGGTGGCCCGAGCCCAGCAGCTGGCCCGGGACCGTGCACCCCACCTCACCACCGACCTCACGATTCACCTGGCCCCCGGCGTTTTCCGCCTCGACAAGCCGCTCACCCTCGACGCCCGCGACTCCGGCACCGGCGGCCACCGCATCATCTGGCAGGGCTCCGGGCGCACCGTGCTCAGCGGCGGCCGTCAGGTCACCGGCTGGCGCCCCGTGCCCGGTCACGCCGGTCTCTTCGCCGCGCCTGAACCCGCCGGCATGGACAACACGAGACAGCTCTACATCGACGGCGTCCGCGAACAACGCGCGCAAGGCCAGCTCCCCGTCAAGCTCACCGCCACCGACACCGGGTACACGGCGTCCGCCGACACGCTCGCCCACTGGCACGACCCGAGCGACATCGAACTCGTCTACACCGCGGGCGAAGCGCTGTGGAACGTCCAGCGCAACGGCCTCGGCCAGTGGACCGAACCCCGCTGCCCCATCGCGTCGGCGACCGGCACCACGATCACCATGGCCCAGCCGTGCTGGGACAACTCCACCCGGCGCGTCGAGTTCCCCGACATCCCCGGCCGCACCGTGAACATGGTCGGCCCGGGTGATCTCACCAACGGCCGTCAACCGTCGTTTGTGGACAACGCCCGCGAGCTCCTCGACACCCCCGGCGAGTGGTACCTCGACCGCTCCGCCCGCACGATCTACTACCTCCCGCGAGCGCACGAGGACCTCCGGCACGCCGACGTCGAGGTCCCGGCGCTGGAGAAGCTCGTCGACGGCCGGGGCACCGCCACCGCGCCGATCCAGGACGTCGCCTTCCGCGGGATACAGTTCTCCTACGCGACCTGGCTCACGCCGTCGTCACCGGAGGGCTTCTCCGAAATCCAGGCGGGCTACACGAACACCGGCGTGGGCGCGTACGCCACCCAAGGCCTGTGCGGGTTCGTGACCGGCGGCACCTGCCCGTACGCGAGCTGGACGAAGGAACCCGGCAACGTCTCGGTGTCGCAGAGCCGGCGCGTCGAGTTCAGCGACGACGTGTTCACCCACCTCGGCGCCGCCGGCCTCGACCTCGGCGACGGCGCGCAGGACGCGACGGTGCGGGCGAACGTCTTCACCGACATCTCCGGCAACGGCGTCGAGGTGGGCGGCGTCGACCAGCCGCAAGGAGGTGAGATGACCAGTGGCGTGCAGGTCACCGACAACCACCTCTACGGCCTGCCGCGCGAGTTCCACGGCGGCGTGCCGATCGTCAACGGCTACACGCAGCACGACACCATCGCGCACAACGAGATCGACCACGTCGCCTACTCCGCCATCTCCGTGGGCTGGGGCGGCTGGCCCGACAAGATCATGCAGCCGGCGACGCCGAACGTCTCGCACGACAACGTGATCGCGGACAACGCGATCCACGACTACATGCTCGCCCTCGACGACGGCGGCGGCATCTACACCCAGGGCATCACCGGCACGTCGCTCACCGACGGCGAAAAGGTGACCGGCAACGTGATCCACGGCCAGTGGGGCCTGGGCAAGGCCGTGTACACCGACAACGGCAACACCTACGAGACCATCTCGGGCAACGTCCTCTACGGCGCCGCGTACTTCGACGTCGGCACCCCGCACGTCGACTACCGCGACGCGCTCGGCAACAACGACCCGACGCTCATCCAGGGCAACTACTGGGAACAGGGCGATCGCGACGGCACCAACAAGGGCGTGATCACGACCGGCAACCACCTGCTGAGCACTCCGGCCGCGGCGCCGGCGTCGATCGTGTCCGCGGCGGGGATCGAGCCCACGTACCGGTGGGTGCTGCAACGACCGGTCGACGGTCGTTCCGCGCCAGACGCGCCTTCACGAGTGGGTACGTTCGCCGTGGCGGGGAAGCTGTACGTCACCTGGAACCCGACCGTCGCAGAGAACGGCTCACCCGTGACCGCCTACGTCCTCACCACGACGGACGGCACGCATCGGGTCACCACGACCGTCCCGGCGGCGGACTTCCTGCGGACCGGCTACGCGACGGTGCCAGGCCTCACGGACGGCCGCGCGTACACGGTCACAGTCGCGGCCCGCAACGCGCTCGGCGCGGGCTTCGCGTCGCTGCCATCGGCTCCGGTGACCGTCGGCGCACCCGCCGATTCACTCGCCGCGGCCCCGACCGGCGCGAAGGCCCTCCCGGCCGCCGACGCCGTGAGCCTGCACTGGACCCCGCCCAAGAACACGGGCGCGACCCCGGTGCTCGCGTACCGCATCACGGTCTCCGACGGCCGCACGATCACCGCCGTCGGCCGCGACGCCCTGGTGAGCCAGCCGACGGCCAAGGGCATGACGCGCGTGATCGACGGCCTGACCGCCGGCACCGCGTACACGTTCACCATCGCGGCGGTGACGGGCAACGGCGCCGGGGCGCCGGTGTCGGTCACGGCGAAGACCACCGGCTGAACTCGATTGCGCCGCCGGCCTCCCGGGCGCTAGACAGGCACCGTGGACATCCGCCTGCTCGAAGCGACCGCCGACGACGCCGCCGAACTGCTCGTGCTGCAGCGGTGTTGCTGGGTGCAGGAAGCCCTGCTCAACAACACTCTCGAAATCCCCGCGCTGCACGAAACGCTCGACGAGGTCCGCGAGGGCATCCGCACGTGGCGGGTGTGGGTTCTGCGGCAGGGCCCGCGCCTGGTCGGCGCGGTCCGCGGGCGGCTCGAGGACAGCGCCTGGGAGGTGGGCCGCCTGATGGTCGCGCCCGACCTCACCGGGCGCGGCCTCGGCCGGCGGCTGCTGGAGCATGTGGAGAGCGAGGCGCCCGCGCCGGCGGAACGCTTCGAGCTCTTCACCGGCGCCGCGAGCAAGCGCAACATCGCGATGTACGAACGGGCCGGATACCGGTTGACCGACCAGCCCGGCCCGGTCGACGGCCACATCCGGCACGCGGTTTTCCTGGTCAAGCGCCGGGCGTGATCGCTCACCCCGTGTGCAGGTGCGCCGCCAGCCGGATCCGCAACCCGCGCACGTCGGCCAGCGCCACCGAGACCGTCTCCACCGGCCGGTGCCCCGCGGTGTTGTTCCACCGTCCACACGGTCCGGTGACGTACGTGAACCCGTTACGCGTCAGGGGAACCGACCAGATCTGCTCGCTCCCGCGCCCCGCGCCGGAGCCCCGCGCGTGCCAGAACTGCGACGTCGCCATCACCTCACCCAGCGCCGCCACGAACGCAGGCACGTCCTCGTCGCGCAGCCCGAGCCCCCGCCCGGCCCACACGCGCGGCAGGTCCGCCTCGCCCTCGCCGGGCCGCAGCGTGCGCCCGAAGACCACCTCGGTGTCCCCGACGTGAACACTCCAACCCCGCGCGGTGATGGTCACCATGGTTCGACTCGCTTCCTGAGTTCCGGCGCCGAGTGAACCACGCCCCCACCGAACCCGACTGAGCGATCACCGCTTCAGGAAGCGGGTTCTCCCTGGTGCCCCCGCCCGCGGTGGCGCCGCCGCTTGCGCAGCTCCTGCCGCGGTGCCTTCGCGCCCCCGCGCCCACCCGCGCCTCCACCTCGGCCGCCGAGGGGCCTCACGACTGGGGTCGCAGTTACCGACCCGCACCTCCACCGCGCCACCGACGGACCTCACCACTGGGGCCGCGACTGACAGCTCGCGCTTCCACCCGACCGCCGCTGACACAGCCCCGCCCGAACACAGCCCCGCCCGAACACAGCCCCGCCCGAACACAGCCCCGCCCGAACACAGCCCCGCCCGAACACAGCCCCGCCCGAACACAGCCCCGCCCTCCCAGGGGGGCGTGCCCATGCCCAGTCTATCGGCCCCCACCGACAAAACCCCTTGGCGCAGCCGAGTTATCCACAGGCGCGCCCGAATCCGGCACCACTGTGGACAACTCGGCGAGAGCCATCACCGAGCCCACCCAGAACCACCCCTGCTGCAAATCGGAGACTCCTCCGGTCACCCTCCACACCGAGACAACCGGAGGATCCTCCGAACAGCAGAACGGAACCGACAATTCCCATCACCACCCCGTTCACCCCGGGACTCCACCGCCGCCGAGGTGCTCGACGGCGTCGATCTCACCGGGCGCCGGGCCGTCTTCCGCATCCTCGTCAACAACGCCGGCATCACGGCCCACCGGAGCCACACCGAAGCCCCGAAGCCGAACGGTTCGAGCGGCCCACGACGGCAGCCCCGAACGCTCCAGCGTCGCACCCGAAGCCCTCGACCCCGAAGCCGCGAGCCGCGAGTCGCTTGTGGACGGTTTCCGAACAGCTCATCACAACCTAAGGCACCAGCACGACCTTCCCCGGCGCATGACCCTGGGCCAGCAACCGCTGCGCGTCAGCCGCCTGTGCCAGAGGGAAAGTCCGCGCCACGCGCACCGAGATCGTGCCCGCCTCGGCCAGTTCGACCAGCGCCAGCAGGTCCCGCTGGTCGAGGCGAGCGAACACCGGAACCGTGCCGGGAAAGGAAAACTCCGCGATCGACGCCACCCGCACGTCCGGCGAGGCCAAGTCCGGAGTGGACGAAAGTGCACCCCGCCCGACAGTGTCGAGCACCGCGTCGACTCCGGAAGGAACCAACGCCCGAACCCGCGAGGCAAGACCGGAACCATAAGAAACCGGCAACGCACCCAATGACCGCAGGTACTCGTGATTGGCCTCCGAAGCCGTCCCGATCACCCGCACTCCACGCGAGACCGCCAGCTGCACCGCGAGCGAACCCACGCCACCCGCGGCCGCGTGCACCAGCAACGTCTCACCCGAGGACAACCCGAGAGCCCGAACCGCCTGCAACGCCGTCAGCCCGCCGAGCGGCAACCCGGCTGCCTCGGCCCATGACAGCCGAGAAGGCTTGCGCACCAACGTTCGCACGTCGACTGCCACCTTCTCCGCATACCCGCCGTTGCGGTGTGCGACCTCTCCGCGAATGAACCCGATCACCTCGTCGCCCGGCGAGAACTCGGGCGCCGCCGGCCCCGCGCGTTCCACCACGCCGGCGACGTCCCACCCCGGCACCGCGGGAAAGTACGTCTCCTGAGCCTCGGCCAGCGCGCCCGCCTGCACCCCGAGATCCGCGGGGTTCAAGGCCGCCGCCTTCACCCGCACCAGCACCCCGTCGAGGTTCATCTTCGGGTCCGGCAGCTCCGCGAGCTCCAGCACCTCCGGACCACCGAACCGGTGGTGCACCACGGCTTTCACGACTGCAGCCCCGCCGGGAGCAGGTCGTTCAGCACGTCGTGGCGCGAGATCTTCCACTCACCACCGACACGGCGCAGCTCGGTGTCGTAGTAGCCCGACTCGATCGGCCGCACCACCGGCGACGGCAGCGTCCGGGCCTCGAACACCACGTACTGCGCCGACAGGTGCGCCCGGTCGCCGTCGACCTCGATCAGGTGATCCGAGGTCACGTGGTGCCCGGAACCGCCCTCGGGGTGCGGGGGCATGAACTGCTCCACCGCGTGCCGCACACCGGCGCCGCCGATCAGCGGTTCGCCGACCTGGTCGTACGTACCGGGACCGGTCCGGACGAGGATCCGGACCACGGCGTCGTCGGTGAACAGCGTGCCCTGCGCGGCGCCGTCTCGCCGGTCGGCCGCGCGGACTTAGCGGGCCAGGACCTCCTGGACCGCGCGTTCGTCACTCATGGAAATGGCCTTTCTCTGGGGGACTGCTTCCAGAGAACGCCCCCGTGACCCGCGGAACGATGACCGTCCGGGCGACGATCATTACCCTGGAGGTATGGATCGCCTGGAGACGCGCGAGCTCGCCTACTTCGTCGCGGTGGCCGAGGAGCTGCACTTCGCCCGTGCCGCCGAGCGGCTCGGCATCGCGGCGCCGCCGCTGTCGCGCGCGATCGCCCGGCTCGAGCGGCGCATCGGCGTGCGGTTGTTCGACCGCACGAGCCGCCGCGTCTCCCTCACCGAAGCCGGCAAGGTCTTCTTTGCCGAAAGCCGCGCGGCGCTGGCCGCCGTGGACACCGCGGTGCGGCGAGCCCAGCGCGCGGCCCGGCCGGCGCGGCTCGTGGTCGCCGTCCGCTCCGGCACCGGCGCGGGTCTGCTGTCCGACCTGCTCGAGGCCTACGCGCACCGCCCCGCCGCCGCGCCGGTCGAGCTGCTGTTCACCACCGACCAGACCCAGGCGCTGCGCGAAGGCACCGCCGACGTCGCCCTGCTCTGCGCGTCCTCCGACGCCACCGGGCTCACGACCACGGAGCTGGCCGTCGAGTCGCCGGTCGCTCTACTGCCGGTGTCCCACCCGCTCGCGACACGCGCGGCCGTCCCGATCGAGGAGCTGCGCCGGATCGATGTCTACCGCGCGACGTGCCCGCCGGTGTCGCTCGACGAGATCGTCGATCGCGTCGCGCTCGGCCAGCTCGTGGTGGTCGTCGGCGAGAGCGCCGCGAGCCGGATCGGCGACGCCGTGGTGGCCGTCCCGGTGGTCGGCCAGGCGGGCACCACGCTCGTACTGGGCCGTGCCGCGGGCGCCCCGACGCCGGACCTGAAGGCCTTCGAGCGCACCGCGAAGGACGTCGCCGCGCGCCGCCTCGCCACCGCCGGCACGGCGTAGCCCGAACCCTCGAAGATCACCCCAAACCCTCTGGACCTGCACTTATGCACGTTCGTCGCGAAATCCTTGACTTCAAATTGAGCAAGTGATTTAGTCAATTCACTCGCAGAACGGAGTCACCGATGACCGAAGCGCACCCGAAACACGGGCTGTCCGAACAGCTCGTGGACGGGCTGCTGGAGCTGATCGCCGACGAGCGACTGGCGCCGGGCGACAGCCTGCCGACCGTGCGCGTGCTGGCCGAGCGGTTCTCCGTGACCACGCCGACGATCCGGGAAGCGCTGCGCCGGCTGCAGACCACCGACGCGGTGCGCATGCGGCACGGCTCGGGCATCTACGTGGGCGACGGCATCCACCGCACGCTCATGCCGAACCCGAACTCCGCGCCGATGAAGGACGAGCTGATCCTCCAGCTCGTCGACGCCAGGCTCACGATCGAACCCGGCATCGCGGCGCTGACCGCGGTCAACCGCAGCGAAGAAAGCCTGCAGCGATTGGAACTCGCGCTCGACACGGCCAAGCGCGACAAGACCGACCACCGGCCGCACCTGAACTTCCACCGCGAACTCGCCGGCGGTTCGGGCAACCAGGTGCTCTTCGAGGTCGTCGATTCACTGCTCGCCGCGCGTGGCCGGGAGCAGAAAGCCCTGCGCGCCCTCATCGAGGACCGCCGGCGCGACTACGAGGAGCACCTCGCCATCTTCGACGCCGTGCGCTCCGGCGACGGGGCCGCCGCGGAGGAACACACCCGCCACCACCTCGAACAACTCCGCACCGAAGTGGCCCGCCAGCTCGGGCGGGCCGAATGACCCGGAAAGACACCATGCCGATCGCACCACGTTCACACCGCCTCGCCGACCTCACCTGGCCCGAGATCGACGACCTGCGCCCGCACGCCCCCGTGGCGATCGTGCCGCTCGGAGCCACCGAGCAGCACGGCCACGGGCTCGCGCAGCGCACCGACACCACCCGGGCCGAGGTCGTCGCAGACCTTGTGGCGCAACACCTTTCGCCGAAGGTCGTGGTGACGCCGGTGATCCCCGTCGGGGTCTCCGAGCACCACATGGCCTTCCCCGGCACGCTCACGCTGTCGCCGATCACGCTGCAGCAGGTGATCGTGGAGCTCGTCACCAGCCTGCACCGCCACGGCTGGCGCAAGGTCTACGTGCTCACCGGCCACGGCGGCAACAACGCGACGGTCGAGGTCGCCGTCACGCGGCTGCGCACCGACCTGCCCGACCTGCACATCGCGTGGAGCGGGATCACGCCCGTGGTGTCGGACCTCGTGTCGAAGCTGTCCGAAAGCAGGATCGGCGGCCACTCCAGCGAAATCGAGACCTCACAGGCGATGTTCGCCGACCCGGACCTCGTGCTCCCCGAGCGGCTCACCCCCGGCAGCTCGACCTTCGACGACCTCGACCAGGCGGGCAAGCTCAGCCGCTCGCGGCCGGGGATCCACTTTCCACAGTCCTATCACGACCTGAGCAAGACCGGCACGCTCGGCGACGCCACCAAGTCGTCCGTCGAGA
Protein-coding regions in this window:
- a CDS encoding NADP-dependent oxidoreductase codes for the protein MKAVVHHRFGGPEVLELAELPDPKMNLDGVLVRVKAAALNPADLGVQAGALAEAQETYFPAVPGWDVAGVVERAGPAAPEFSPGDEVIGFIRGEVAHRNGGYAEKVAVDVRTLVRKPSRLSWAEAAGLPLGGLTALQAVRALGLSSGETLLVHAAAGGVGSLAVQLAVSRGVRVIGTASEANHEYLRSLGALPVSYGSGLASRVRALVPSGVDAVLDTVGRGALSSTPDLASPDVRVASIAEFSFPGTVPVFARLDQRDLLALVELAEAGTISVRVARTFPLAQAADAQRLLAQGHAPGKVVLVP
- a CDS encoding LysR family transcriptional regulator, with amino-acid sequence MDRLETRELAYFVAVAEELHFARAAERLGIAAPPLSRAIARLERRIGVRLFDRTSRRVSLTEAGKVFFAESRAALAAVDTAVRRAQRAARPARLVVAVRSGTGAGLLSDLLEAYAHRPAAAPVELLFTTDQTQALREGTADVALLCASSDATGLTTTELAVESPVALLPVSHPLATRAAVPIEELRRIDVYRATCPPVSLDEIVDRVALGQLVVVVGESAASRIGDAVVAVPVVGQAGTTLVLGRAAGAPTPDLKAFERTAKDVAARRLATAGTA
- a CDS encoding FadR/GntR family transcriptional regulator, translating into MTEAHPKHGLSEQLVDGLLELIADERLAPGDSLPTVRVLAERFSVTTPTIREALRRLQTTDAVRMRHGSGIYVGDGIHRTLMPNPNSAPMKDELILQLVDARLTIEPGIAALTAVNRSEESLQRLELALDTAKRDKTDHRPHLNFHRELAGGSGNQVLFEVVDSLLAARGREQKALRALIEDRRRDYEEHLAIFDAVRSGDGAAAEEHTRHHLEQLRTEVARQLGRAE
- a CDS encoding GNAT family N-acetyltransferase, translating into MDIRLLEATADDAAELLVLQRCCWVQEALLNNTLEIPALHETLDEVREGIRTWRVWVLRQGPRLVGAVRGRLEDSAWEVGRLMVAPDLTGRGLGRRLLEHVESEAPAPAERFELFTGAASKRNIAMYERAGYRLTDQPGPVDGHIRHAVFLVKRRA
- a CDS encoding creatininase family protein — its product is MPIAPRSHRLADLTWPEIDDLRPHAPVAIVPLGATEQHGHGLAQRTDTTRAEVVADLVAQHLSPKVVVTPVIPVGVSEHHMAFPGTLTLSPITLQQVIVELVTSLHRHGWRKVYVLTGHGGNNATVEVAVTRLRTDLPDLHIAWSGITPVVSDLVSKLSESRIGGHSSEIETSQAMFADPDLVLPERLTPGSSTFDDLDQAGKLSRSRPGIHFPQSYHDLSKTGTLGDATKSSVEIGARLVEATVERISGFLQEFLDLPERQSAPTLTRIPQETP
- a CDS encoding fibronectin type III domain-containing protein: MTRHTTTLAATLLLGAALLGPGTAAVAQPGRQDVYVAPGGSDSALGTAAHPIRTVARAQQLARDRAPHLTTDLTIHLAPGVFRLDKPLTLDARDSGTGGHRIIWQGSGRTVLSGGRQVTGWRPVPGHAGLFAAPEPAGMDNTRQLYIDGVREQRAQGQLPVKLTATDTGYTASADTLAHWHDPSDIELVYTAGEALWNVQRNGLGQWTEPRCPIASATGTTITMAQPCWDNSTRRVEFPDIPGRTVNMVGPGDLTNGRQPSFVDNARELLDTPGEWYLDRSARTIYYLPRAHEDLRHADVEVPALEKLVDGRGTATAPIQDVAFRGIQFSYATWLTPSSPEGFSEIQAGYTNTGVGAYATQGLCGFVTGGTCPYASWTKEPGNVSVSQSRRVEFSDDVFTHLGAAGLDLGDGAQDATVRANVFTDISGNGVEVGGVDQPQGGEMTSGVQVTDNHLYGLPREFHGGVPIVNGYTQHDTIAHNEIDHVAYSAISVGWGGWPDKIMQPATPNVSHDNVIADNAIHDYMLALDDGGGIYTQGITGTSLTDGEKVTGNVIHGQWGLGKAVYTDNGNTYETISGNVLYGAAYFDVGTPHVDYRDALGNNDPTLIQGNYWEQGDRDGTNKGVITTGNHLLSTPAAAPASIVSAAGIEPTYRWVLQRPVDGRSAPDAPSRVGTFAVAGKLYVTWNPTVAENGSPVTAYVLTTTDGTHRVTTTVPAADFLRTGYATVPGLTDGRAYTVTVAARNALGAGFASLPSAPVTVGAPADSLAAAPTGAKALPAADAVSLHWTPPKNTGATPVLAYRITVSDGRTITAVGRDALVSQPTAKGMTRVIDGLTAGTAYTFTIAAVTGNGAGAPVSVTAKTTG